The Anastrepha ludens isolate Willacy chromosome X, idAnaLude1.1, whole genome shotgun sequence genome includes a window with the following:
- the LOC128869632 gene encoding uncharacterized protein LOC128869632, which translates to MLSKCSTLLSSMYMVNAAKTLLTRLRCLLTWQEGEGCFLSTEDRIQYLRSRIVYKLFCTSEHILHQEIQLLKQRKTCMSHKSALCEIKELESDLNTDAHPLKIPATKFPPWALKRNVFVNELALLRKEITNNST; encoded by the coding sequence ctcgatgtatATGGTAAATGCTGCAAAGACACTCTTAACAAGATTAAGGTGCCTTTTAACATGGCAGGAAGGCGAAGGTTGCTTTCTATCAACTGAAGACCGCATACAATATCTACGCAGTCGCATTGTTTACAAACTATTTTGCACCAGTGAACATATTTTACATCAAGAAATTCAGCTTCTTAAACAAAGGAAAACTTGCATGTCACATAAGTCAGCACTATGCGAAATAAAAGAATTAGAGTCTGATTTGAATACGGACGCACACCCACTGAAGATTCCTGCCACCAAATTTCCACCATGGGCACTTAAAAGAAACGTGTTTGTGAATGAATTAGCTCTCCTGCgtaaagaaataacaaataacTCTACGTAG